AAACACTTGGGCAGCAGAACGGTCTGAATAGCGATAATTAAACTCGGTAATATTTCGCTTACTCAATGCCTGAACAAATTGTTTATAGCTACCAGGTCTTTCAGGTAATGTTACGGCTAATATTGCCTCCCGCTTTTCACCTATTTCTGTTCGCTCAGATATATAGCGCAAACGATCGAAGTTAACATTAGCACCACTGACTACTGCGGCTAAATTCTTATCTTCTAACCCTTCTCGTTCGACATACTTCTTTAATCCAGCAACCGATAACGCGCCAGCGGGCTCTGCTATCGAGCGAGTATCATCAAATACATCTTTAATCGCGGCACATATTTCATCAGCAGAAACTGTCACAACCTCATCAACACAATCTTTTGCAACTTCGAATGGCAGCTCACCAATCTGTTTAACCGCGACGCCGTCGGCAAAAATACCAACCTCATCAAGAGTAATACGTTCATTGGCTTTAAGCGCTTCATACAAACAAGCAGACTCATCATATTCAACACCAATAACCTTAACGTCAGGCCTGATATATTTAATATAAGCCGCCATGCCAGCAATAAGGCCGCCACCGCCCACCGGGATAAAGACCGCATGCAAAGGAGCTGTGTGTTGCCAGAGTAGCTCCATCGCAACCGTGCCCTGACCAGCTATCACATCTTCATCATCATAAGGTGGGATATACACCATGCCCTTCTTTTTCACCAAGTCTTGGGCATAGGCTGACGCTTCGTCAAAAGCATCACCCTTGAGAATAACCTTAGCACCTCGACTTTTAACCGAGTTGACCTTTATCTCAGGCGTGGTCTGAGGCATAACAATCGTCGCTTTAATACCCAACTTTTGCGCTGAATACGCTAATCCTTGGGCATGATTACCCGCCGAAGCAGCAACAACACCTTTGGCTTTCTCTTCTTCCGTTAACTGAAAAACCTTGTTGTAAGCGCCTCTAATTTTGAATGAGAAAACCGGTTGTAAATCTTCTCGCTTTAGCACGATGTGATTATTAAAACGTGCTGAAAGTAGCCTTGCATCTGTTAGGGGCGTTTCGATTGCAACGTCATAAACGCGCGCATCGAGTATTTTTTTTATATATCGCTGTGACATGAGCTGTTTTTCTATCTTAATTAAAGTAAACCGAAGCGTTAATGATGCTTGCTAAAATACAGTACTCTCTAGTTAAAACAACCTCTTTGCAAGAAAATAGGCACAGGATGACGAAAAAAACTGACAATAGTAGTTGAATTAAAAGACGACCGGTCATATATTATAGTCATGCCAAGACCAAGACGAAGTGAACATACGCGAGACGCGTTAATTGAGAACGGTATCGAACAGCTGTCCCTGCATGGCTATCATGGTACCGGTATTAAACAGATACTCGATGCGGTAAACGTTCCCAAGGGCTCGTTTTACAACTATTTCGCCAGTAAAGAGGCCTTTGTGGCCGAGATTCTTCGCGAATATAGTAACCAGTATCTGAAAATACTAGATGACTATGTCGATAGTTCTAACGAGTTACCACTCGATAAAATTAAGACAATCTACACCTTTATGCTAGAGAAATTCTCTAGACAGAAATGCCAACAAGGCTGTCTAGTAGGTAGTATTGCAGCAGAGATCGGTAATCAAAGTGAGGCCTGTCAAGCGGCTATGCTTGAGTCGGTTGCCCTCTCCAAGCAACGAGTATCTCAATTAATTCAACTGGCGCAAGATAAACAGCAAATACGCGATGACCTAACCGCAGAGCAGATCACCAATGTATTTTGGTCGACATGGGAAGGGAGTCTGCTTGAAATGAAAATGGAAGGTAGTATTGATACTGCACGAGAGACTCTCTATCTCATGCTAGATCACCTATTAAAGCCCATTACCCGTAATGAGAACGTCGGCAATATTTAATAGAACGCCGAGCAATTTAAAACGAACCCTCTAGCAGGCTGTTCGTTTTTTTAGATAAAATTAATAGACGACCGGTCTAATCGGTAGCTAAAGAGGATAACCTAGTGAGCAACGACATTAACTTAAACACCCCCTTCACACTAAAAAATGGCACCGTAATTAAAAATAGACTATTCAAGTCAGCCATGAGTGAACAGCTGGGCACCAAAGAGCATAACCCAACTAAAGGCCTTGCAACACTATACAAGACATGGGCCGAGGGTGGATTAGGGTTATCAATTACCGGTAATATCATGGTCGACCGAACAGCATTAGGCGAGCCTAAAAATGTGGTATTAGACACCCAAAGCGACCTTGAGCCGTTTAAAAAATGGGCGCAAGCGGGCTCAGCAAACGGGTCGCATATCTGGCCACAGCTCAACCACCCGGGTAAACAGATACCTAACTTTATAACTGAAGAGCCTGTTGCTCCCTCTGCCATTGCCCTTGAAAATGGCTTGGAGAAAGGGTTCAACAAACCTCGCGCATTAACAGAGAGTGAGATACTCGACATTATCGAGAAGTTTGCCACTGCGGCGGAGCTTTCTAAAAAGGCAGGGTTCACTGGGGTACAAATTCACGGTGCGCATGGTTATTTAGTCAGTCAGTTTTTGTCTCCACGACACAACCAACGTAATGACCAATGGGGTGGCTCATTAGAGAATAGAATGCGCTTTGTATTGGCGGTATATCATGCTATGCGAGAAAAGGTAGGGAGTGACTTCCCGATCGGAATCAAGCTTAACTCCGCAGATTTTATGCGAGGCGGCTTTACTGAAGAAGACTCAATGGAAGTGGTTAAAGCTTTAGCTAGTGCGGGTATCGATCTTATCGAAATATCAGGTGGTACTTACGAAAGCCCTTCGATGGTTGGCCATAAAATGAAGCCTACAACACAAAAGCGAGAAGCCTACTTTTTGGAATATGCTGAAAAGGTACGCAACCTCATCGATACGCCACTAGTCGTAACCGGTGGGTTTCGCTCAGCTGACGGCATGATTACCGCACTAAGAAGCGGTGCAACCGATTTTATAGGGCTTGGGCGACCACTGGCAGTCTACCCTAACCTGCCGAATGAATTGATGGCTGATGAGAACCACAGTATTGAGTTACGCCCCTTAACGACCGGCGTTAAAATAGTTGATAAAATGGCGATGCTTGATATTACCTGGTACGAGTTCCAACTCGCAAGAATGGCTCAAAAGAAAGCACCTAAACCCAACATGAGTGAGTGGAGCACGTTCTTTAAGACATTAATGGGAGCAGGTGTTTACGCATTTAGAAAGCGCCGAGCATAATACAATGAGTGGTTATTCCGGTGACCTGTTTTAGGTTATACAGGTCACCTACTAGCATCACCAAGCAGTTTTGTCACAAAGTT
This genomic window from Alkalimarinus sediminis contains:
- the ilvA gene encoding threonine ammonia-lyase, biosynthetic, whose protein sequence is MSQRYIKKILDARVYDVAIETPLTDARLLSARFNNHIVLKREDLQPVFSFKIRGAYNKVFQLTEEEKAKGVVAASAGNHAQGLAYSAQKLGIKATIVMPQTTPEIKVNSVKSRGAKVILKGDAFDEASAYAQDLVKKKGMVYIPPYDDEDVIAGQGTVAMELLWQHTAPLHAVFIPVGGGGLIAGMAAYIKYIRPDVKVIGVEYDESACLYEALKANERITLDEVGIFADGVAVKQIGELPFEVAKDCVDEVVTVSADEICAAIKDVFDDTRSIAEPAGALSVAGLKKYVEREGLEDKNLAAVVSGANVNFDRLRYISERTEIGEKREAILAVTLPERPGSYKQFVQALSKRNITEFNYRYSDRSAAQVFVGVQIQHGGHGREELVASLKEDGYPVLDLTDNEMAKLHIRYMVGGHSSATYNERVFRFEFPERPGALMKFLMSLGTRWNISMFHYRNHGSAYSRVLMGVQVEEDDLPEFQKMLDKVGFRYWDETDNEAYKLFLGC
- a CDS encoding TetR/AcrR family transcriptional regulator; translation: MPRPRRSEHTRDALIENGIEQLSLHGYHGTGIKQILDAVNVPKGSFYNYFASKEAFVAEILREYSNQYLKILDDYVDSSNELPLDKIKTIYTFMLEKFSRQKCQQGCLVGSIAAEIGNQSEACQAAMLESVALSKQRVSQLIQLAQDKQQIRDDLTAEQITNVFWSTWEGSLLEMKMEGSIDTARETLYLMLDHLLKPITRNENVGNI
- a CDS encoding NADH:flavin oxidoreductase/NADH oxidase family protein, with the translated sequence MSNDINLNTPFTLKNGTVIKNRLFKSAMSEQLGTKEHNPTKGLATLYKTWAEGGLGLSITGNIMVDRTALGEPKNVVLDTQSDLEPFKKWAQAGSANGSHIWPQLNHPGKQIPNFITEEPVAPSAIALENGLEKGFNKPRALTESEILDIIEKFATAAELSKKAGFTGVQIHGAHGYLVSQFLSPRHNQRNDQWGGSLENRMRFVLAVYHAMREKVGSDFPIGIKLNSADFMRGGFTEEDSMEVVKALASAGIDLIEISGGTYESPSMVGHKMKPTTQKREAYFLEYAEKVRNLIDTPLVVTGGFRSADGMITALRSGATDFIGLGRPLAVYPNLPNELMADENHSIELRPLTTGVKIVDKMAMLDITWYEFQLARMAQKKAPKPNMSEWSTFFKTLMGAGVYAFRKRRA